The proteins below are encoded in one region of Deltaproteobacteria bacterium:
- the aspS gene encoding aspartate--tRNA ligase has product MADNLGNWKRSCYCGDLTIKEIGSEVTLMGWVQKRRDHGGLIFVDLRDREGLTQVVFNPEVNKSVHENAHHIRAEFVIAVKGIVSKRPAGTENPALKTGEIEVLVKELKILNESATPPFLIEDDTDVAEGVRLKYRYLDLRRPALQKNLILRHKVCKDVRDYLCERHFLEIETPVLTKSTPEGARDYLVPSRMSPGHFFALPQSPQLFKQILMISGFDRYFQIVRCFRDEDLRSDRQPEFTQIDAEMSFVDREDVMGLMEGLIAEIFKNSLGIELKLPFPRLTYADAVGRYGLDNPDDRFGLELKEITGIVKDSGFKVFADVAKKGGIVKALNAAGCAEFSRKELDELTAIANSYGAKGLAWVKITSEGWQSPIAKFLTDDEKENISKALDAKAGDLLLFVADIPRIANTALGRVRLELGKRLNLIPKDRFNLVWVTDFPLLEFDEEEKRFVAVHHPFTAPMDEDIDKLDSAPLEVRAKAYDLVLNGTEIGGGSIRIHRQDIQTTIFKKLGINEGDARQKFGFLLDALSFGAPPHGGIAFGLDRLVAILCGAESIRDVIAFPKTQKATCLMTDAPSPVDKKQLDELFLRVKVQQKEG; this is encoded by the coding sequence TTGGCAGATAATCTTGGAAATTGGAAAAGGAGTTGCTACTGCGGCGACTTAACCATCAAAGAGATAGGCAGTGAGGTTACACTCATGGGATGGGTGCAGAAAAGACGCGACCACGGCGGTTTGATATTTGTGGACTTAAGAGACAGAGAGGGGCTGACGCAGGTGGTTTTCAATCCTGAGGTAAATAAATCAGTGCATGAAAATGCCCATCATATCAGGGCAGAATTTGTCATCGCAGTAAAAGGCATTGTTTCAAAAAGACCTGCTGGCACGGAAAATCCGGCATTAAAAACAGGAGAAATAGAGGTTCTTGTAAAGGAACTGAAGATACTGAATGAATCGGCAACCCCGCCGTTTTTAATAGAAGATGATACAGATGTGGCAGAGGGTGTCAGGCTTAAATACCGCTATCTTGATTTGAGAAGGCCGGCTCTGCAGAAAAATCTTATTTTGAGGCACAAGGTTTGCAAGGATGTAAGAGATTACCTCTGCGAAAGACATTTTCTTGAGATAGAGACGCCCGTCCTTACCAAAAGCACACCGGAAGGGGCGAGGGACTATCTTGTGCCGAGCAGAATGAGTCCAGGGCATTTCTTTGCATTGCCGCAATCGCCGCAGTTATTTAAGCAAATTCTCATGATTTCCGGTTTTGACAGATATTTTCAGATTGTCCGGTGTTTTAGAGATGAAGACCTGCGGTCTGACAGACAGCCTGAGTTTACTCAGATAGACGCTGAGATGAGTTTTGTGGACAGGGAAGATGTGATGGGGCTTATGGAAGGGCTTATTGCGGAGATATTTAAAAATAGTTTGGGCATAGAACTTAAATTGCCGTTTCCAAGGCTTACCTATGCGGATGCAGTGGGAAGATATGGTCTTGACAACCCGGACGATAGATTCGGTCTGGAGCTAAAAGAAATTACAGGTATTGTAAAAGATTCCGGCTTTAAGGTTTTTGCAGATGTTGCTAAAAAAGGCGGCATAGTCAAGGCGCTTAATGCAGCAGGCTGTGCAGAATTTTCCAGAAAGGAATTGGATGAACTTACAGCAATTGCCAATTCCTACGGCGCAAAAGGGCTCGCATGGGTAAAGATAACTTCAGAGGGATGGCAGTCTCCCATAGCAAAGTTTCTTACAGATGATGAAAAAGAAAACATATCAAAAGCCCTTGATGCAAAGGCAGGAGACCTTCTTTTATTCGTTGCGGATATTCCGCGGATAGCAAATACAGCCCTTGGAAGGGTAAGATTAGAGCTTGGTAAAAGGCTTAATCTCATTCCAAAGGATAGATTTAACCTTGTATGGGTTACTGACTTTCCGCTTTTGGAATTTGATGAAGAGGAAAAGAGATTTGTCGCAGTTCATCACCCGTTCACAGCGCCGATGGATGAAGATATAGACAAATTAGATAGCGCGCCGCTTGAGGTCAGAGCAAAGGCTTACGATCTGGTGTTGAATGGAACAGAGATAGGCGGCGGGAGCATAAGGATTCACAGACAGGATATTCAGACAACGATATTTAAAAAACTTGGCATAAATGAAGGAGATGCAAGGCAGAAATTCGGATTTTTACTGGATGCCCTTTCATTCGGCGCGCCGCCGCACGGCGGCATTGCATTTGGTCTGGACAGGCTTGTGGCAATCCTTTGCGGCGCAGAGTCAATAAGGGATGTGATTGCATTTCCAAAGACACAGAAGGCGACATGTCTTATGACAGATGCGCCATCGCCTGTAGATAAGAAGCAGTTGGATGAGCTGTTTTTAAGGGTTAAGGTTCAGCAAAAAGAAGGTTGA
- a CDS encoding addiction module protein, translated as MNISIDQMTTAEKIRTMEDIWDDLCHHAGEIPSQSWHREVLSQREESLSKGTETFTNWEIAKKRIREKL; from the coding sequence ATGAATATATCAATAGATCAGATGACAACGGCAGAAAAGATTCGTACAATGGAGGATATATGGGATGACTTGTGTCACCATGCCGGCGAAATACCATCCCAATCATGGCATCGTGAAGTCCTTTCACAGCGGGAAGAATCTCTATCAAAAGGCACCGAAACATTTACGAATTGGGAAATAGCTAAGAAAAGAATCCGTGAAAAGTTATGA
- a CDS encoding type II toxin-antitoxin system RelE/ParE family toxin produces the protein MKIRILDSASQDLIKGFSFYEKQEGGLGNYFIDSLFSDIDSLQVYAGIHPIHFGYYRMLSKRFPFAIYYRIMNLDVSVYAVLDCRRNPAWTRERLNKI, from the coding sequence ATGAAAATCAGGATTCTTGACTCTGCATCCCAAGACTTGATAAAAGGGTTTAGTTTCTACGAGAAACAGGAGGGAGGTCTTGGCAACTATTTCATAGACTCCCTCTTTTCCGATATTGATTCCTTGCAGGTATATGCTGGCATACATCCCATACATTTCGGATATTATCGCATGCTCTCCAAACGATTCCCGTTTGCCATTTATTATAGAATAATGAATCTTGACGTTTCGGTATATGCAGTGCTTGATTGCCGCAGAAATCCTGCATGGACAAGGGAACGTCTGAATAAAATCTAA